Proteins co-encoded in one Hymenobacter swuensis DY53 genomic window:
- a CDS encoding helix-turn-helix domain-containing protein, with product MKHDVVEILWEQFEERIFRTVCKALQQAPQDAATGKATVDDRLYTKEEICQELDISKTTLTSWMNDNKVPFIRLGRRIYFQKSLVLEAGRAHQKYQRRK from the coding sequence ATGAAACATGATGTAGTAGAAATCCTTTGGGAACAGTTTGAAGAAAGAATTTTCCGAACAGTGTGTAAAGCACTACAACAAGCCCCACAGGATGCCGCCACAGGCAAAGCCACTGTAGACGACCGCCTGTACACGAAGGAAGAGATATGTCAGGAACTAGATATTTCTAAGACTACCCTGACCTCTTGGATGAATGACAACAAGGTTCCATTCATCCGGCTGGGCCGGCGCATCTACTTCCAAAAAAGTCTGGTACTGGAAGCTGGGCGTGCTCATCAGAAGTATCAGCGCCGGAAGTAA
- a CDS encoding AAA family ATPase — translation MAKFNLPVNELPPAPSMELAAGRPRIRYSAEQLRQYRITSDSQVAKPEPAIYIRDSVIAMKGDLAVISGPAKGGKSAVCLNMLASALSPDDTDIDTLSIQVPHAGTKPVIYVDTEQGDYAVAGMLKRLCSILGLDRAPTNLHMLSLREEPKERAYDIITSYLEAEACPHLVIIDGIGDLVGSANDEVEGIRILREFMAQASRLKTTIVTVLHDSHANSAKPRGHLGSEAERKAGGLIAVAMENGVRYLVARKLRYGANFDPVPFMWCDISKRFISMEPSDIPARLQVDRAANREAEARLLAKQCFPYGTAEVRSKALVDLVRTTTKKGESIAYKRIEDMVEFGFVTARKDGSATYYSIAAALQPQPDPQMELSLP, via the coding sequence ATGGCCAAGTTTAATTTACCAGTCAACGAATTGCCGCCAGCCCCTAGCATGGAATTAGCGGCAGGCAGGCCTCGCATCCGGTATTCAGCTGAGCAATTACGACAGTACCGCATTACTTCTGACTCACAGGTAGCCAAGCCTGAGCCTGCTATCTACATTCGAGATTCTGTTATTGCCATGAAGGGCGACTTAGCGGTAATTTCTGGCCCAGCAAAGGGAGGCAAAAGTGCCGTTTGTCTTAATATGTTAGCTAGTGCGCTATCGCCGGATGATACGGATATCGATACGCTTAGCATCCAGGTACCTCACGCTGGTACCAAGCCGGTAATTTATGTGGATACCGAGCAGGGTGATTATGCGGTGGCTGGCATGCTCAAGCGGCTCTGTAGCATTCTGGGGCTTGACAGGGCCCCAACCAATTTGCACATGCTGTCCTTACGAGAAGAACCCAAAGAACGCGCTTACGATATCATCACAAGCTATCTGGAGGCAGAGGCCTGCCCCCACCTAGTCATTATTGATGGAATCGGTGACTTGGTTGGCAGTGCAAATGATGAGGTAGAGGGCATTCGCATCCTTCGAGAGTTTATGGCTCAGGCCTCCCGGTTGAAAACGACCATTGTGACGGTGTTGCATGATAGCCATGCCAACAGCGCCAAACCACGAGGTCACCTAGGCAGCGAAGCCGAACGCAAAGCGGGTGGCCTGATAGCGGTGGCTATGGAGAATGGGGTACGCTATTTAGTTGCCCGCAAATTGCGCTACGGAGCCAATTTCGACCCAGTACCCTTCATGTGGTGTGATATTTCCAAGCGTTTCATCTCCATGGAGCCCTCCGATATTCCGGCTCGGTTGCAAGTAGACAGAGCTGCCAACCGAGAAGCGGAGGCCCGGCTATTAGCCAAGCAGTGTTTCCCGTATGGCACCGCAGAGGTGCGCTCTAAGGCACTAGTTGACTTAGTAAGAACCACTACCAAGAAAGGCGAGAGTATTGCCTACAAGCGCATTGAGGATATGGTGGAGTTTGGGTTCGTGACGGCCCGCAAAGACGGATCAGCCACCTACTACTCCATTGCCGCTGCCTTGCAGCCCCAGCCCGACCCGCAGATGGAACTTTCCCTGCCTTAA
- a CDS encoding toll/interleukin-1 receptor domain-containing protein, which produces MLTPVRENVEKQLAMEKQLVEQHLPVPDTRDYFLCHAWADRKEAAKELYDQLVSHGASVWFSEKDVLLGSTLLREIDKGLVKSRVGIVLVTPAFLAGIPKMGIADKELSALLAQDRLIPIVHNTTYDALRGVSLLLGSRSGLDTAEESMKDIAAKLAELAAPDLVAS; this is translated from the coding sequence ATGCTTACACCGGTTCGCGAAAACGTCGAGAAACAGCTTGCCATGGAGAAGCAATTAGTCGAGCAGCACTTGCCCGTACCGGATACCCGAGACTATTTTCTTTGCCACGCATGGGCCGACCGCAAAGAGGCTGCTAAAGAGTTGTATGACCAGTTGGTGTCGCACGGTGCCTCAGTTTGGTTCAGTGAGAAAGATGTGCTTCTCGGTTCAACGCTACTCCGTGAAATCGACAAGGGATTAGTAAAGTCCCGAGTTGGAATCGTACTAGTGACCCCTGCATTCCTAGCTGGCATACCAAAAATGGGAATCGCCGACAAAGAACTTTCGGCACTCTTGGCGCAGGATAGACTCATCCCCATCGTACACAACACAACGTATGATGCCCTGCGTGGTGTTAGCCTACTGCTCGGCTCGCGAAGTGGCTTGGATACCGCAGAGGAGTCAATGAAAGACATTGCAGCCAAGCTGGCAGAGTTGGCCGCACCCGATTTGGTCGCGTCGTAG
- a CDS encoding type I restriction-modification system subunit M, with protein MSTQQQSKQLGKTLWAIADQLRGNMDADDFRDYMLSFLFLRYLSDNYETAARKELGIDYPTLPPGDQRAPLAVWYAANAADVPEFEQLMRRRVHYVIEPRHLWSHIAELARTQHDELLKTLGEGFKFIENESFDSTFQGLFSEINLNSEKLGRTYPERNAKLCTIIQKISEGIRDFSTDADTLGDAYEYLIGQFAAGGGKKAGEFYTPQPISTILSDIVVLDGQNPAAGKRAKLERVLDITCGSGSLLLNVRKHMGPHGIGKIYGQEKNITTYNLARMNMLLHGVKDTEFDIHHGDSLKNDWDLLNEPNPAKKMEFDAIVANPPFSYRWEPTEALGEDFRFKSHGLAPKSAADFAFLLHAFHFLSPEGTMAIILPHGVLFRGGAEERIRTKLLKDGHIDTVIGLPANLFFSTGIPVCILVLKKCKKPDDVLFINASDYFEKGKRQNFLRQSDIDKIVGTYRERSEEDRYARRVPMAEIEQNGYNLNISRYVSTATSAEEIDLLAVHKQLQEIEQKAAEATARHNAFLAELGLPLI; from the coding sequence ATGAGTACCCAACAACAGAGCAAACAACTAGGCAAAACCCTCTGGGCAATTGCCGACCAGCTGCGGGGCAACATGGACGCCGACGACTTCCGCGACTACATGCTGTCGTTCCTCTTCCTGCGCTACCTCTCCGACAACTACGAAACCGCCGCCCGCAAGGAGCTGGGCATCGACTACCCCACCCTGCCCCCCGGCGACCAGCGCGCCCCGCTGGCCGTGTGGTACGCCGCCAACGCGGCCGACGTGCCCGAGTTTGAGCAGCTCATGCGCCGCCGCGTGCACTACGTCATCGAGCCCCGGCACCTGTGGAGCCACATCGCCGAGTTGGCCCGCACCCAGCACGACGAGCTGCTGAAGACCCTCGGCGAAGGCTTCAAGTTCATCGAAAACGAGTCCTTCGACAGCACCTTCCAGGGCCTCTTTTCCGAAATCAACCTCAACTCCGAGAAGCTCGGGCGCACCTACCCCGAGCGCAACGCCAAGCTCTGCACCATCATCCAGAAAATCTCGGAAGGCATCCGCGACTTCTCCACCGATGCCGATACCCTGGGCGACGCCTACGAGTACCTCATCGGCCAGTTTGCGGCCGGCGGCGGCAAGAAGGCCGGCGAGTTCTACACCCCGCAGCCCATCTCCACCATCCTGTCCGACATCGTGGTGCTCGACGGCCAGAACCCCGCTGCCGGCAAGCGCGCCAAGCTGGAGCGCGTGCTCGACATCACCTGCGGCTCGGGCTCGCTGCTGCTGAACGTGCGCAAGCATATGGGCCCGCACGGCATCGGCAAGATTTACGGCCAGGAAAAGAACATCACCACCTACAACCTGGCGCGCATGAACATGCTGCTCCACGGCGTGAAGGACACCGAGTTCGACATCCACCACGGCGACTCCCTCAAAAATGACTGGGACCTGCTCAACGAGCCCAACCCGGCCAAAAAGATGGAGTTCGACGCCATCGTGGCCAACCCGCCCTTCTCCTACCGCTGGGAGCCCACCGAGGCCCTGGGCGAAGACTTCCGCTTCAAGAGCCACGGCCTAGCCCCCAAGTCGGCCGCCGACTTTGCCTTCCTGCTGCACGCCTTCCACTTCCTCAGCCCCGAGGGCACCATGGCCATCATCCTGCCCCACGGCGTGCTGTTCCGGGGCGGGGCCGAGGAGCGCATCCGCACCAAGCTGCTCAAGGACGGCCACATTGACACCGTCATCGGCCTGCCCGCCAACCTGTTTTTCAGCACCGGCATCCCCGTCTGCATCCTCGTGCTCAAGAAGTGCAAGAAGCCCGACGATGTGCTGTTCATCAACGCCAGCGACTACTTCGAAAAGGGCAAGCGCCAGAACTTCCTGCGCCAGTCCGACATCGACAAAATCGTGGGCACCTACCGGGAGCGGAGCGAGGAAGACCGCTACGCCCGCCGCGTGCCCATGGCCGAGATTGAGCAGAACGGCTACAACCTCAACATTTCGCGCTACGTGAGCACCGCCACTTCCGCCGAGGAAATCGACCTGCTGGCCGTGCACAAGCAGCTACAGGAAATAGAGCAGAAAGCTGCTGAGGCCACTGCGCGACATAACGCTTTCCTGGCGGAGCTGGGGCTGCCGTTAATTTAG
- a CDS encoding AAA family ATPase, giving the protein MTLSELVTHLRTTIDFDNPTSKKCVLLYAYNGTGKTRLSVAFKDAGKTNNTVDAEGEDDADVQGDTLYFNAFTEDLFSWNNDLENDTERRLLLNTQSRFFDGLRELEMDNRIRPLLQRYADFDFTINYDGGFVNFYRDIRVEESTERVEFIKVSRGEENIFIWCFFLAVAQLAIDAEPNTETETPIPYSWVRYLYVDDPISSLDDNNAIAVASHLAQMLKRPGNRLKTVISSHHSLFFNVMCNELGNAKKYFLSKNTADESYTIQDTTDTPFFHHVSLIKDLYQAANGADGKLYTYHFNILRGILEKTASFHGFSNFSACIKQAADDPEGTVHARIINILSHGNYSLFEPREMLPENKGYFRQILFDFMTNYRFNPALFPEVTPTTAEPIA; this is encoded by the coding sequence ATGACTCTATCTGAACTAGTTACTCACCTCCGTACGACAATAGATTTCGATAACCCCACGTCCAAAAAGTGCGTTCTACTTTATGCTTACAACGGTACAGGCAAAACGCGCTTATCAGTTGCATTCAAAGATGCGGGCAAGACTAATAACACAGTTGATGCCGAAGGCGAGGATGATGCCGACGTACAGGGAGATACTCTTTACTTCAATGCGTTTACGGAAGACCTATTTTCCTGGAACAATGATTTGGAAAATGATACCGAACGTCGATTGCTTCTAAATACTCAGTCACGTTTTTTTGACGGGCTACGTGAACTAGAGATGGATAACCGAATCCGCCCTCTATTGCAGCGCTATGCTGACTTTGACTTTACAATTAATTACGATGGCGGCTTTGTTAACTTCTACCGCGACATCCGGGTGGAGGAGTCAACGGAGAGGGTTGAATTTATAAAAGTCAGCAGAGGCGAGGAGAACATATTCATATGGTGCTTTTTCTTAGCAGTTGCACAGCTTGCAATCGATGCTGAACCCAATACTGAAACTGAAACACCAATTCCTTATAGTTGGGTAAGGTATCTATACGTTGACGACCCGATTTCTTCACTTGATGATAATAATGCTATTGCCGTTGCCAGCCACTTGGCCCAAATGCTCAAAAGGCCAGGCAATAGATTAAAAACTGTTATATCCTCGCATCACTCGCTTTTTTTCAATGTGATGTGTAATGAATTGGGTAACGCAAAAAAATATTTTTTGAGCAAGAATACGGCTGATGAATCTTATACTATACAAGATACTACTGATACGCCTTTTTTTCACCATGTTTCGCTAATTAAGGATTTGTACCAAGCAGCTAACGGCGCAGATGGCAAACTCTATACCTACCATTTTAATATCTTACGCGGCATCTTGGAAAAGACAGCTAGCTTCCACGGATTTAGTAATTTTTCGGCCTGCATAAAGCAAGCAGCCGATGACCCGGAAGGTACTGTGCATGCAAGGATAATTAATATCCTGAGCCATGGAAACTATTCGCTTTTCGAGCCCCGAGAGATGCTGCCAGAGAATAAAGGATATTTCCGACAAATTCTGTTTGATTTCATGACTAACTACCGCTTTAATCCGGCACTGTTTCCGGAGGTAACCCCCACCACTGCCGAACCCATCGCATGA
- a CDS encoding restriction endonuclease subunit S codes for MSNETKKTALPKLRFPEFREMNSWKESKLGEVSEIVRGGSPRPIEDFITTDPDGLNWLKIGDVAPEAKYIFKTQQKVIREALSKTREVSPGDLILSNSMSFGRPYIMKTKSCIHDGWIAIRHIADDVLTDYLYYAISSEASQTYFIANAAGAAVLNLNAERIKVLPLAIPSIEEQQKIADTLSSLDDLITAQNTKLIALQAHKRGLMQGLFPAEGETVPKLRFSEFQDGEEWKDVSFYDLLDDVLDFRGRTPPKLGMSWGGGNIISLSANNVKNGFIDFDAECNLGSEELYDKWMGKVNLEKGDIVFTMEAPLGKALLVPDSQKYILSQRVVAFKTKSLVNNQFLIQLIWSKQFQDELEKLSTGSTAKGINQKTLRTIIVKLPVKLEEQTKIADCLTSLDNRITAQTQKMEALKLHKKGIMQGLFSSLKNPEA; via the coding sequence ATGAGTAACGAAACGAAAAAGACGGCGCTGCCGAAGCTGCGGTTTCCGGAGTTCCGCGAGATGAATAGTTGGAAAGAAAGTAAACTTGGTGAAGTCTCTGAGATAGTCCGAGGTGGCTCGCCTCGTCCGATAGAAGACTTTATTACAACTGACCCCGACGGGTTAAACTGGTTGAAAATTGGCGACGTCGCGCCAGAAGCTAAATACATTTTCAAAACGCAGCAGAAGGTAATCCGGGAAGCCTTATCCAAAACCCGAGAAGTTAGCCCTGGTGATTTGATTCTGTCTAACTCTATGAGTTTCGGCAGACCATACATCATGAAAACAAAATCATGTATTCATGACGGATGGATAGCAATAAGACACATCGCAGATGATGTCCTGACGGATTATTTGTACTATGCTATTTCTTCAGAAGCGAGCCAAACCTACTTTATTGCTAATGCCGCCGGTGCCGCAGTATTAAACTTGAACGCGGAAAGAATCAAAGTTCTGCCGCTAGCTATTCCTTCAATTGAGGAACAGCAAAAAATCGCTGATACCCTTTCTTCTCTAGACGACCTCATCACCGCGCAAAATACCAAGCTGATTGCTCTCCAAGCTCACAAGCGGGGTTTGATGCAGGGGCTCTTTCCTGCCGAAGGAGAAACAGTTCCGAAACTGCGTTTTTCGGAGTTTCAGGATGGGGAGGAGTGGAAGGATGTTAGCTTTTATGATTTGCTCGATGATGTTCTTGATTTTAGGGGAAGGACACCTCCAAAGCTTGGAATGAGTTGGGGCGGTGGCAACATTATCAGTCTTTCTGCAAACAATGTAAAAAATGGGTTCATTGATTTTGATGCAGAATGCAACTTGGGCAGTGAGGAGTTATATGACAAATGGATGGGGAAAGTAAATCTCGAAAAGGGAGATATTGTCTTCACGATGGAAGCCCCGTTAGGCAAAGCTCTTTTAGTTCCTGACTCTCAGAAATACATTCTAAGTCAGCGCGTAGTCGCGTTCAAAACAAAATCCTTAGTAAATAACCAATTTCTTATTCAACTAATTTGGAGCAAACAGTTTCAAGACGAACTTGAAAAGCTTTCGACTGGCTCTACAGCGAAAGGAATTAACCAAAAAACGTTGAGGACTATTATAGTTAAACTTCCTGTCAAACTTGAGGAGCAGACAAAAATTGCCGACTGTCTCACCTCACTCGACAACCGCATCACTGCGCAAACGCAAAAAATGGAAGCTCTCAAACTCCATAAAAAAGGGATAATGCAGGGCCTATTCTCTTCTCTTAAGAACCCAGAGGCATGA
- a CDS encoding type I restriction endonuclease subunit R codes for MVNEQQIEYGFIGDLTRLKYTPRPDIRDRAALEANFRQKFEALNRVTLSDAEFSRLRDEIVNPDVFQASKTLRQQNTFTREDGTPLHYTLVNLKDWCKNDFEVVNQLRINTANSHHRYDVLLLLNGLPLVQIELKTLQVSPRVAMQQIVNYKADPGNGYTNTLLCFVQLFIVSNRSSTYYFANNRPEHFSFSADEQFLPVYQYAAEDNRKITQLGEFAEKFLAKCTLAEMISRYMVLVESEQKLLVMRPYQIYAVKAIVDCIHQNRGNGYIWHTTGSGKTLTSFKASTLLKDNPDIEKCLFVVDRKDLDRQTREEFNRFQEGCVEENTNTGALVRRLLSQDYADKVIVTTIQKLGLALDPSHPKDYKTQLQPLRDKRVVLIFDECHRSQFGENHKAIKEFFPKAQLFGFTGTPIFEANAIYTQVDGQEASYQTTEDIFQKRLHPYTITHAIEDKNVLRFHVDYFKPDGAASPKPGTASARQAVVESILAKHDGATLQRRFNAVLATQSINDAIAYYELFKQEQAKRAADPDFRPLNVACVFSPPAEGNADVRQIQEDLPNEKQDNQEDPDTKKAALKTIIADYNRQYGTNHSIAEFDQYYQDVQQRIKAQKWPVADYPRAQRIDITIVVDMLLTGFDSKYLNTLYVDKNLKHHGLIQAFSRTNRVLNDTKPYGNVLDFRQQQPAVDAAIALFSGLENKQDPKEIWLVDPAPVVLARYETAVQQLETFLQGQHLPARPEEVANLKGDAARGQFIEKFKEVQRLRTQLDQYTDLGEPEKAQLETLLPTDDLRAFRSQYLETAKRLRDQQGRHPGPDGPDAGGEQLQLDFEFVLFASAVIDYDYILGLMAASTAPGPKKQKMTREQIIGLLGSSANLMDEADDLTAYFAGLPTDRGFTEAEIRAGFDAYKAAQTAAAQAAIATAHGVAPEALTAFVAGILRRMIFDSEALGDLLAPLGLGWKTRAAKEKELMAELIPLLKKMAQGREISGLKTYE; via the coding sequence ATGGTTAACGAACAGCAAATTGAATATGGCTTCATTGGCGACCTTACACGCCTGAAGTACACCCCCCGCCCCGACATCCGCGACCGGGCTGCGCTGGAAGCCAACTTCCGCCAGAAATTCGAGGCCCTGAACCGCGTGACGCTCTCCGACGCCGAGTTCAGCCGCCTGCGCGATGAAATCGTGAACCCCGACGTGTTCCAAGCGTCGAAAACCCTGCGGCAGCAAAACACCTTCACCCGCGAAGACGGCACGCCGCTGCACTACACGCTGGTCAACCTCAAGGACTGGTGCAAGAACGACTTTGAGGTGGTGAACCAGCTACGCATCAACACCGCCAATAGCCACCACCGCTACGATGTGCTGCTGCTGCTCAACGGCCTGCCGCTGGTTCAGATTGAGCTGAAGACCCTGCAAGTGTCGCCCCGCGTGGCCATGCAGCAGATTGTGAACTACAAGGCCGACCCCGGCAACGGCTACACCAACACCCTCCTGTGCTTCGTGCAGCTGTTCATCGTCTCGAACCGCAGCAGCACCTACTACTTCGCCAACAACCGCCCCGAGCACTTCAGCTTCTCGGCCGACGAGCAGTTTCTGCCCGTGTACCAGTACGCGGCCGAAGACAACCGCAAAATCACCCAGCTCGGCGAGTTTGCCGAGAAATTTCTGGCCAAGTGCACGCTGGCCGAGATGATTAGCCGCTACATGGTGCTGGTGGAAAGCGAGCAGAAGCTGCTGGTGATGCGCCCCTACCAGATTTACGCCGTGAAGGCCATTGTCGACTGCATCCACCAGAACCGGGGCAACGGCTACATCTGGCACACCACCGGCAGCGGCAAAACGCTCACCTCCTTCAAGGCCTCGACCCTGCTCAAGGACAACCCCGACATTGAGAAGTGCCTCTTCGTGGTCGACCGCAAAGACCTCGACCGCCAGACCCGCGAGGAGTTCAACCGGTTTCAGGAAGGCTGCGTGGAGGAAAACACCAACACCGGCGCCCTGGTGCGCCGCCTGCTCTCCCAGGACTACGCCGACAAGGTCATCGTGACTACCATCCAGAAGCTTGGCCTCGCCCTCGACCCCAGCCACCCCAAGGACTACAAAACCCAACTGCAACCCCTGCGCGACAAGCGCGTGGTGCTCATCTTCGACGAGTGCCACCGCTCGCAGTTCGGCGAAAACCACAAGGCCATCAAGGAGTTTTTTCCGAAGGCCCAGCTATTCGGCTTCACCGGCACGCCCATTTTTGAGGCTAATGCCATCTACACGCAGGTAGACGGGCAGGAAGCGTCGTACCAGACCACGGAGGACATTTTCCAGAAGCGCCTGCACCCCTACACCATCACGCACGCCATCGAGGACAAGAACGTGCTGCGCTTCCACGTCGACTACTTCAAGCCCGACGGCGCGGCCAGCCCCAAGCCCGGCACCGCCTCGGCCCGGCAGGCCGTGGTCGAGTCCATTCTGGCCAAGCACGACGGGGCCACTCTCCAGCGCCGCTTCAACGCCGTGCTGGCCACCCAGAGCATCAACGACGCCATTGCCTACTACGAGCTGTTCAAGCAGGAGCAGGCTAAACGGGCCGCTGACCCCGATTTCCGCCCCCTGAACGTGGCCTGCGTGTTTTCGCCGCCCGCCGAGGGCAACGCCGACGTGCGCCAGATTCAGGAAGACCTGCCCAACGAAAAGCAGGACAACCAGGAAGACCCCGACACCAAGAAGGCCGCCCTCAAAACCATCATCGCCGACTACAACCGACAGTACGGCACCAACCACAGCATCGCCGAGTTCGACCAGTACTACCAGGACGTGCAGCAGCGCATCAAGGCCCAGAAGTGGCCGGTGGCCGACTACCCCCGCGCCCAGCGCATCGACATCACCATCGTGGTCGACATGCTGCTCACCGGCTTCGACTCGAAGTACCTCAACACCCTGTACGTCGACAAGAACCTCAAGCACCACGGCCTCATCCAGGCGTTTTCGCGCACCAACCGCGTGCTCAACGACACCAAGCCCTACGGCAACGTGCTCGACTTCCGCCAGCAGCAGCCCGCCGTGGATGCCGCCATTGCCCTGTTCTCGGGCCTCGAAAACAAGCAGGACCCCAAGGAAATCTGGCTCGTGGACCCCGCCCCCGTGGTGCTGGCGCGCTACGAAACCGCCGTGCAGCAGCTCGAAACCTTCCTGCAAGGCCAGCACCTGCCCGCCCGGCCCGAGGAAGTAGCCAACCTGAAGGGCGACGCCGCCCGCGGCCAGTTCATCGAGAAGTTCAAGGAGGTGCAGCGCCTTCGCACCCAGCTCGACCAGTACACCGACCTGGGCGAGCCCGAAAAAGCCCAGCTCGAAACCCTGCTGCCCACCGACGACCTGCGCGCCTTCCGCAGCCAGTACCTCGAAACCGCCAAGCGCCTGCGCGACCAGCAGGGCCGCCACCCCGGCCCCGACGGCCCCGACGCCGGCGGGGAGCAGCTCCAGCTCGACTTTGAGTTCGTGCTTTTCGCCTCGGCCGTCATCGACTACGACTACATCCTGGGCCTGATGGCCGCCAGCACCGCGCCGGGGCCGAAAAAGCAGAAGATGACCCGCGAGCAAATCATCGGCCTGCTGGGCTCCAGCGCCAACCTCATGGACGAGGCCGACGACCTGACCGCCTACTTCGCCGGCCTGCCCACCGACCGCGGCTTCACCGAAGCCGAAATCCGCGCGGGCTTCGACGCCTACAAAGCCGCCCAAACCGCCGCCGCCCAGGCAGCCATCGCCACCGCGCACGGCGTAGCCCCGGAAGCCCTCACGGCCTTCGTGGCCGGCATCCTGCGCCGCATGATTTTCGACAGCGAAGCCCTGGGCGACCTGCTGGCCCCGCTGGGCCTGGGCTGGAAAACCCGCGCCGCCAAAGAAAAGGAGCTCATGGCCGAGCTGATTCCCCTATTGAAGAAAATGGCCCAAGGCCGCGAAATATCCGGACTGAAAACCTATGAGTAA
- a CDS encoding HAD family hydrolase, whose protein sequence is MPQKLPNLLFDFGGVIINIDYSLTLAAMRRHGGTIEFTQAAQAELFDQMETGRLSAEAFRAGLRQHYQLMATDEELDAAWNAMLLDVPAERLALLADLRAQGYQTALLSNTNQIHIEEINRRLQVQYGLEHGIADCLDRVFYSQQVGLRKPGEEIFRHALREMNWKAEETLFIEDSPQHIETARRLGLHTLFLTPPLTLQDALPAALRAFPNR, encoded by the coding sequence ATGCCTCAGAAACTACCTAACCTGCTTTTCGATTTCGGCGGGGTCATTATCAATATTGATTATAGCCTGACGCTGGCGGCCATGCGTCGACACGGCGGTACCATTGAATTTACCCAAGCCGCTCAGGCAGAACTATTCGATCAAATGGAAACCGGCCGGCTCAGCGCGGAAGCCTTCCGCGCCGGTTTGCGGCAGCACTACCAGCTCATGGCTACCGATGAGGAGTTGGACGCGGCCTGGAACGCCATGCTGCTGGATGTGCCCGCCGAACGACTGGCCCTGCTGGCCGACCTGCGCGCTCAAGGCTACCAGACGGCCCTACTATCAAATACCAACCAGATTCACATTGAGGAAATAAACCGGCGGCTACAGGTGCAGTATGGGTTGGAGCACGGCATTGCCGACTGCTTGGACCGCGTATTTTACTCCCAGCAGGTAGGGTTACGTAAGCCGGGAGAGGAAATTTTCCGGCATGCCCTGCGGGAGATGAACTGGAAGGCCGAGGAAACGTTGTTTATTGAAGATAGTCCCCAGCACATTGAAACGGCCCGCCGGCTGGGGCTGCATACGCTTTTCCTGACGCCGCCTCTCACGCTGCAAGACGCTCTGCCCGCTGCCCTCCGTGCCTTCCCCAACCGATAA